A single region of the Jatrophihabitans sp. GAS493 genome encodes:
- a CDS encoding tyrosine-type recombinase/integrase, with amino-acid sequence MALDTTVAGLRALLLTLDEEQAAFGRDHANTGYLMVWPDGRRIHPDTVTSRFNRVIDLAGVPRIRLHDVRHTCATLAMNAGVDPKLVSDRIGHANMAVTLQIYTHRSVGLDRSMAQMLGNLITSSPEPAPAEPESGHESGHS; translated from the coding sequence ATAGCTCTGGACACGACTGTCGCCGGCCTGAGGGCACTCCTGCTGACGCTCGATGAAGAGCAAGCCGCGTTTGGTCGAGATCATGCAAACACTGGATACCTGATGGTCTGGCCCGATGGCCGGCGCATCCACCCCGACACCGTCACCAGCAGATTCAACCGAGTGATCGACCTAGCCGGCGTACCTCGCATACGTCTGCACGACGTACGACACACGTGTGCCACGCTCGCGATGAACGCCGGGGTTGACCCGAAGCTCGTGAGTGACCGGATCGGTCACGCGAACATGGCCGTGACCCTGCAGATCTACACCCACCGCTCAGTTGGGCTGGATCGATCGATGGCTCAGATGCTGGGCAACCTGATCACGTCATCGCCCGAACCCGCTCCCGCGGAACCAGAGTCTGGTCACGAATCTGGTCACAGTTAG
- a CDS encoding SGNH/GDSL hydrolase family protein, whose protein sequence is MASIRLIVSLGSSFAAGPGIEPVADVAAMRSEKNYAHQLAERLGARLVDLTVSGATTANVLDTPQQTLGGITFPPQTDGIPRDADVVTITAGGNDLQFIGAMLYFSWLRADPGAPIVAMMGTEYSNGVPLPTEHAIERATDGLVTVIEKARVQAPKARVLLVDYLTVLDAGSASAVSFSQEELDQFRTIQNAIGRVFRDAATRTGAELIRASALSVEHALGSTEPWVQPFHQVLEQTGGSFHPNAEGMTAIAAQLEQVLSS, encoded by the coding sequence GTGGCGTCAATCCGGCTCATCGTGTCCCTCGGGAGTTCGTTCGCGGCCGGACCCGGTATCGAGCCCGTTGCCGACGTGGCCGCGATGCGCTCGGAAAAGAACTACGCTCACCAGCTCGCAGAGCGGCTTGGTGCGCGTCTGGTCGATCTCACGGTCTCCGGCGCCACGACAGCGAACGTGCTCGACACACCCCAGCAGACGCTCGGAGGCATCACCTTTCCGCCCCAGACGGACGGGATTCCACGGGACGCCGACGTGGTGACAATCACCGCGGGCGGGAACGATCTCCAGTTCATCGGAGCGATGCTCTACTTCTCCTGGCTCCGTGCCGATCCGGGTGCCCCGATCGTGGCGATGATGGGTACCGAGTACTCCAATGGCGTCCCGCTACCGACTGAGCACGCAATCGAGCGGGCGACCGACGGTCTCGTAACCGTGATCGAGAAGGCGCGCGTGCAAGCCCCGAAGGCTCGGGTGCTGCTCGTCGACTACCTGACCGTGCTCGATGCGGGATCGGCTAGCGCAGTCTCCTTCTCCCAGGAAGAGCTGGACCAGTTCCGCACCATCCAGAACGCCATTGGCCGGGTCTTCCGGGACGCGGCAACCAGAACGGGAGCCGAATTGATCCGCGCTTCAGCTCTGAGCGTCGAGCATGCACTTGGATCTACGGAGCCCTGGGTACAACCGTTTCATCAAGTCCTCGAGCAGACCGGTGGCTCGTTCCACCCGAACGCGGAAGGCATGACGGCCATAGCTGCGCAGCTGGAGCAAGTGCTCAGCTCTTGA
- a CDS encoding alpha/beta fold hydrolase yields MTFVLVCGGGFCARSWDRMLPFLSGRYIAVDLPGRESRAAVDLRTVTPDDCARAIVADMDAAEVTDAVLVGHSLAGVIVPRVLAIAPERFKAAICIAAIIPGHGQTVMATMAPATRAAVVPTIAGGIYRPRGGAGIEMLCNDLDAEQTEFVIGSRTDESALLLTEPNDLSGLTPAVPRWYVHLTRDLRVPPDLQERSNTHWCGYRVSLDTGHMAMVAKPLELAQLLDGIRRNPLPPERRHAPEATT; encoded by the coding sequence ATGACGTTCGTCCTGGTGTGCGGTGGGGGCTTCTGTGCGAGGTCGTGGGACCGGATGCTCCCGTTCCTCTCCGGCCGATACATCGCAGTGGACTTGCCCGGGCGCGAATCGAGGGCAGCCGTCGATCTGAGGACCGTGACGCCGGACGACTGTGCGCGAGCCATCGTGGCAGATATGGACGCGGCGGAGGTGACCGATGCCGTGTTGGTCGGGCACTCACTCGCCGGCGTCATCGTTCCTCGCGTGCTGGCGATTGCGCCCGAGCGCTTCAAGGCCGCCATCTGCATCGCCGCGATCATCCCCGGCCACGGACAGACGGTGATGGCCACAATGGCACCGGCGACGCGTGCGGCCGTAGTACCGACCATCGCCGGCGGCATCTACCGACCTCGCGGTGGTGCCGGTATCGAGATGCTGTGCAATGACCTCGACGCCGAACAGACCGAGTTCGTCATCGGTTCTCGTACGGATGAATCCGCTCTGCTACTGACCGAGCCGAACGACCTATCCGGACTCACGCCGGCCGTCCCCCGCTGGTACGTCCACCTGACCCGGGATCTAAGGGTCCCGCCTGATCTGCAGGAGCGTTCCAACACCCACTGGTGCGGATACCGGGTTTCGTTGGATACCGGTCACATGGCGATGGTCGCCAAGCCCCTCGAACTCGCGCAGCTCCTTGACGGCATCCGTCGTAACCCACTGCCACCCGAACGGCGACATGCGCCAGAGGCAACTACTTGA
- a CDS encoding serine/threonine-protein kinase, producing MTSSAPGVGTGALLASRYRLRERVGRGGMADVFAAADELLHRPVAVKVFRFDSPAVDDQRRVEAEMRTLAGLRHPNLVTVFDAGSVHEGPEATPYIVMELITGPTLGQRIAQAPLIPDQVRLLGSELAATLAYVHGKGIVHRDIKPANVLLDTPNIGGSPFSAKLTDFGIAVLLDSTRFTMAGMTVGTANYLSPEQVQGGQVTPASDVYPLGLVLLECLTGRLAYPGPGVEAALARLSHQPDIPAYLPAGWRQLLTAMTAFEASARPSAADVAHQLAGLIERSEPPNTAYLPDPADRDHPTALASSATARLAGVEDPARSTQLLAALPSTDQSGNDLSGNDLSGNERGDSRRPGEPARWSRRWLGAPAWIWLTVAIGSLVLIGAIVFAVNRSESSSRSPGSSSGSSSSPQPSYPAVPGNVGVHLRQLEGAVG from the coding sequence GTGACCTCCAGCGCCCCTGGGGTGGGAACTGGGGCGCTGCTCGCGTCGCGTTATCGGCTGCGCGAACGGGTCGGGCGCGGAGGCATGGCTGATGTCTTTGCCGCCGCCGACGAGCTGCTTCACCGGCCGGTTGCGGTAAAGGTGTTCCGGTTCGATTCTCCGGCCGTCGATGACCAGCGCCGGGTCGAGGCGGAGATGCGGACGCTGGCCGGGCTACGGCATCCCAACCTGGTTACCGTCTTCGACGCTGGATCAGTCCACGAAGGGCCGGAGGCGACTCCGTACATCGTGATGGAGCTGATTACCGGGCCGACCCTCGGTCAGCGCATCGCGCAAGCACCGCTGATTCCCGATCAGGTGCGCCTTCTGGGCTCGGAGCTGGCGGCGACGCTGGCCTACGTGCACGGGAAGGGGATCGTTCATCGCGACATCAAACCGGCCAACGTTCTACTGGACACCCCGAACATCGGCGGTTCGCCCTTCAGCGCCAAGCTGACGGACTTCGGCATCGCGGTGCTGCTTGATTCGACTCGCTTCACCATGGCTGGGATGACTGTCGGCACCGCCAACTACCTCAGCCCGGAGCAGGTCCAGGGCGGGCAGGTCACGCCGGCCAGCGACGTCTACCCGCTGGGACTGGTGCTCCTCGAATGCCTCACCGGACGGCTGGCCTACCCAGGCCCCGGGGTGGAGGCCGCGCTGGCCCGGCTAAGTCATCAGCCTGACATCCCTGCGTATCTTCCAGCTGGGTGGCGGCAGCTGCTCACCGCCATGACCGCATTCGAGGCATCAGCGCGTCCGAGCGCCGCCGACGTGGCACACCAGCTGGCGGGGCTGATCGAACGGTCCGAGCCGCCGAACACGGCTTACCTCCCCGACCCGGCCGACCGTGATCACCCGACCGCCCTGGCGTCGTCGGCGACGGCGCGGCTCGCCGGCGTCGAGGACCCAGCCAGGAGCACTCAGCTGCTTGCGGCACTGCCCAGCACAGACCAGTCCGGTAACGATCTCTCCGGTAACGATCTCTCCGGTAACGAGCGGGGCGATAGCCGCCGGCCCGGCGAGCCGGCGCGGTGGTCTCGACGCTGGCTCGGAGCTCCGGCCTGGATCTGGTTGACCGTCGCGATCGGATCCCTCGTGCTGATCGGCGCGATCGTGTTCGCGGTGAACCGCTCGGAGTCCTCATCCAGATCACCGGGATCCTCCTCCGGCTCGTCATCCAGTCCCCAGCCCAGCTACCCGGCGGTGCCGGGGAACGTCGGTGTCCATCTCAGGCAACTGGAAGGTGCGGTCGGATGA
- a CDS encoding VOC family protein — protein MPVVGVGGIFFRAKNPDALKAWYLEHLGVGPGAAEGTGAADEWSWTAQGGPLVFAPFEEATDYWAVEKQFMLNLRVSDLVALLEQLIADGIEVVVKPEWNSAETGQFARILDPEGNAIELWEPPAD, from the coding sequence ATGCCAGTTGTAGGAGTTGGCGGGATCTTCTTCCGGGCCAAGAACCCCGACGCCCTCAAGGCCTGGTACCTGGAGCATCTCGGCGTAGGCCCCGGCGCCGCCGAGGGAACCGGGGCGGCCGACGAATGGTCCTGGACGGCGCAGGGCGGCCCGCTCGTCTTCGCCCCGTTCGAAGAGGCAACCGACTATTGGGCTGTCGAGAAGCAGTTCATGCTCAACCTGCGGGTCAGCGACCTCGTTGCTCTGCTCGAGCAACTGATCGCGGACGGCATCGAGGTCGTCGTCAAGCCGGAGTGGAATTCAGCGGAGACCGGGCAGTTCGCCCGGATACTCGATCCCGAAGGCAACGCCATCGAACTCTGGGAACCGCCTGCCGACTGA
- a CDS encoding helix-turn-helix domain-containing protein, with amino-acid sequence MVRLPLTAAEVERGARLGALLRLARGERSILEIALAAGVSPETLRKIETGRIATPAFPTIAALAGILDLSLDAVWADVNRAGRAVKPARGGRKVRERLAS; translated from the coding sequence ATGGTCAGACTGCCGCTTACTGCGGCCGAAGTCGAGCGCGGAGCGCGTCTGGGCGCCTTGCTGCGTCTCGCCCGCGGCGAGCGTTCGATACTGGAGATTGCCCTCGCTGCGGGGGTCTCGCCGGAGACCCTTCGCAAGATCGAGACCGGGCGGATTGCGACGCCCGCCTTCCCGACGATCGCCGCACTGGCCGGCATCCTGGACCTCTCGCTCGATGCGGTCTGGGCCGATGTCAACCGGGCCGGGCGCGCTGTCAAGCCAGCTCGAGGTGGTCGCAAGGTCCGCGAGCGGCTGGCCTCCTAG
- the map gene encoding type I methionyl aminopeptidase gives MIEILNAAEVARARETGALVAHVLQTLKGRAKPGTNLLDIDRWAQAMILEAGAKSCYVDYAPSFGRGPFGHYICTSVNDAVLHGLPYDYALGNGDLVSLDLAVTTGGIAADSAISFIVGDQKPAQSVALIEATERALSAGIAAAGPDARIGDISHAIGTVLTEAGYPINTEFGGHGIGSTMHQDPHVSNTGRPGRGYRLRPGLLLALEPWVMADTAQLVTDSDGWTLRSATGCRTAHSEHTIAITDDGAEILTTSA, from the coding sequence ATGATCGAGATCCTGAACGCCGCCGAGGTGGCGCGAGCCCGGGAGACCGGCGCCTTGGTCGCACACGTCTTGCAGACGCTAAAGGGTCGGGCCAAACCCGGAACAAACCTGCTCGACATCGACCGGTGGGCGCAGGCGATGATCCTCGAGGCCGGAGCGAAGTCCTGCTACGTCGACTACGCCCCGTCCTTCGGGCGTGGACCCTTCGGTCATTACATCTGCACATCCGTCAATGACGCCGTCCTGCACGGGCTCCCGTACGACTACGCGCTGGGCAACGGCGATCTGGTGAGCCTTGACCTCGCCGTAACCACCGGCGGAATCGCGGCCGACTCCGCCATCAGTTTCATCGTGGGGGATCAGAAGCCCGCACAGAGCGTCGCACTGATCGAGGCAACCGAACGCGCGTTGAGCGCGGGCATAGCCGCGGCCGGACCGGATGCCCGGATCGGCGACATCTCCCATGCCATCGGCACCGTCCTCACCGAGGCGGGTTATCCGATCAACACCGAGTTCGGAGGCCATGGCATCGGATCGACCATGCACCAGGATCCGCATGTCTCCAACACCGGACGACCCGGGCGTGGCTACCGACTCCGTCCGGGTCTGCTGCTGGCGCTGGAGCCATGGGTCATGGCGGACACCGCGCAACTGGTCACTGATTCCGACGGCTGGACACTGCGGAGTGCGACCGGCTGCCGGACCGCACACAGCGAACACACCATCGCCATCACCGACGACGGCGCCGAGATTCTCACGACCTCGGCCTAG
- a CDS encoding NADPH-dependent F420 reductase, with protein MTTWGFIGSGHIGSTVARLAVAAGHDVVMSNSRGPDTLAELVDGLGEHARAVTATQAAELGDVVVVTIPFKNYPQVPVAELAGKTVIDTMNYYAQRDGHFADLDADSVTSSELLQAHLPGSQVIKCFNNIYFQHLRDLPRPAGSADRSALSIAGDDAASKHRFAEVLNAIGYDAVDHGPLSEGWRMQPGTPAYGLMYAADEQDWAGGAQAADAAEVARRAAQAQRA; from the coding sequence ATGACTACCTGGGGCTTCATCGGAAGCGGACATATCGGCAGTACAGTCGCCCGGCTTGCGGTGGCGGCTGGTCACGACGTTGTGATGAGCAACAGCCGCGGCCCGGATACCCTCGCTGAACTCGTCGATGGTCTCGGCGAACACGCCCGGGCCGTCACGGCGACGCAGGCCGCCGAGCTCGGTGATGTCGTCGTCGTCACGATTCCATTCAAGAACTATCCTCAGGTGCCGGTGGCGGAGCTGGCCGGAAAGACCGTGATCGACACGATGAACTACTACGCCCAGCGCGACGGCCACTTCGCTGATCTCGACGCTGATTCGGTGACGTCATCCGAGCTCCTGCAGGCGCACCTGCCCGGCTCACAGGTGATCAAGTGCTTCAACAACATCTACTTCCAGCATCTTCGAGACCTGCCCCGCCCAGCCGGCTCGGCTGACCGCAGCGCACTGTCGATCGCCGGCGACGACGCCGCGTCGAAGCACCGATTCGCTGAAGTATTGAATGCGATTGGCTACGACGCCGTTGACCACGGCCCGCTCTCCGAGGGTTGGCGTATGCAGCCCGGTACGCCGGCCTACGGCCTGATGTATGCCGCCGATGAGCAGGACTGGGCCGGCGGCGCGCAGGCGGCCGACGCTGCCGAAGTCGCACGACGGGCGGCGCAGGCCCAGCGCGCGTAG
- a CDS encoding MFS transporter, with the protein MARRPLGRQFGWLWTAYAVSAYGSGLGFGALPLIAVLVLHSSPAQVSALSAVGPAIGALMALPIGPWVEFRAKRPVMIAMDVSRFAVMISIPVAYAFGRLTFPQLLVVSAVVATAKIAFNAASGSYLRSIVRADDLLVANARFESTNWSSIAVGPPLGGAAIALFGPVITVVLDACSYLLSALGIAAIRGREECPQRADRSRVRAAELLDGWRHILTHPVLRPLYLNNMLVGGLIMATEPLLAVLMLRDLGFPPWQYGLAFAAPCLGGLIGSRLAPRVVARFGQHWVFRNVGTLRAIWLIGLAFVRPGVVGLAIVMFVEFAIIVSMSLYTPVLATYRLVHTPPGRVARTLSAWSIGQQLAIAVCTALGGLLATASSPRVALAIAGLTILASPLLLPRWRDEAAVSDFELPEAVSATDGLTPDVR; encoded by the coding sequence GTGGCTCGACGACCGCTGGGCCGTCAATTCGGCTGGCTCTGGACGGCCTACGCGGTGAGTGCCTACGGTTCGGGGCTGGGCTTCGGCGCGCTTCCGCTGATCGCCGTGCTGGTGCTGCATTCCAGTCCCGCACAGGTCTCCGCGCTTTCGGCGGTGGGGCCGGCGATTGGTGCCCTGATGGCCTTGCCGATTGGCCCGTGGGTCGAGTTCCGCGCCAAGCGGCCGGTGATGATCGCGATGGATGTGTCGCGCTTCGCCGTGATGATCAGTATCCCGGTCGCGTACGCGTTCGGCCGCCTCACCTTTCCCCAACTGCTGGTCGTCTCGGCCGTGGTCGCCACCGCAAAGATCGCCTTCAACGCGGCTAGTGGGTCCTACCTCAGAAGCATCGTCCGGGCGGATGATCTACTCGTCGCCAACGCGCGGTTCGAGTCCACCAACTGGAGTTCCATAGCGGTCGGGCCGCCGCTCGGCGGGGCCGCGATCGCCCTCTTCGGCCCGGTCATCACGGTGGTCCTCGACGCGTGCAGCTATCTCCTCTCCGCGCTTGGAATAGCGGCGATCCGTGGGCGGGAGGAATGCCCACAGCGGGCCGATCGGAGCCGGGTCCGGGCCGCTGAACTTCTCGACGGCTGGCGGCACATCCTGACCCATCCCGTGCTCCGGCCCCTTTATCTCAACAACATGCTGGTCGGCGGACTTATCATGGCGACCGAGCCCCTGCTCGCCGTGCTGATGCTCCGCGACCTCGGGTTTCCGCCGTGGCAGTATGGCCTCGCCTTCGCCGCCCCCTGCCTCGGCGGGCTGATCGGCTCCCGGCTGGCGCCCCGGGTCGTCGCGCGATTCGGGCAGCATTGGGTCTTCCGGAACGTCGGCACGCTGCGAGCCATCTGGCTAATTGGTCTAGCCTTCGTCCGTCCGGGCGTTGTCGGTCTCGCGATCGTGATGTTCGTCGAGTTCGCGATCATCGTCAGCATGAGCCTCTACACACCTGTGCTCGCCACGTACCGGCTTGTGCACACACCTCCTGGCCGGGTGGCGCGCACGCTGTCGGCCTGGTCTATCGGTCAGCAGCTGGCCATTGCCGTCTGTACCGCCCTCGGCGGACTGCTCGCCACTGCCTCCAGTCCACGCGTGGCCCTCGCGATTGCCGGGCTGACCATTCTCGCCAGCCCACTCCTGCTGCCTCGATGGCGGGACGAGGCAGCGGTGTCAGACTTTGAGCTGCCCGAAGCGGTGTCCGCAACCGACGGTCTTACCCCAGACGTCAGGTAA
- a CDS encoding HNH endonuclease family protein: MRIAGRGHCVAAVSVTALCAVVLVACKPTALPEAQRSVTAPEASTAATVPALSGSAANALATLPVKGRAPMTGYSRAMFGPAWTDAVSVEGGHNGCDTRNDVLRRDLTAVQIKAATHGCTVLAGSLHDPYTGRTIAFTRGVRTSTAVQIDHVVALGDSWQTGAQQLSATQRTNLANDPSNLWAVDGPTNAAKGDSDAASWLPPNKAIRCTYVARQVAVKQSYHLWVTAAEKAAMGAVLSGCPGQPLPTAAQWATPIT, from the coding sequence ATGAGGATCGCTGGACGAGGCCATTGTGTTGCGGCGGTGTCGGTCACCGCGCTCTGCGCCGTTGTTCTGGTGGCCTGCAAACCTACTGCGCTGCCCGAAGCGCAGCGCAGTGTCACGGCACCTGAAGCCTCTACCGCGGCTACCGTGCCGGCACTCAGCGGCTCGGCGGCCAACGCACTGGCGACGCTTCCGGTGAAGGGGCGGGCCCCGATGACTGGCTACAGTCGGGCCATGTTCGGGCCGGCGTGGACGGATGCGGTCAGTGTCGAGGGCGGCCACAACGGCTGCGACACCCGTAACGATGTGCTGCGCCGCGACCTGACCGCGGTTCAGATCAAGGCCGCCACCCACGGCTGCACCGTGCTCGCTGGTTCGCTGCACGACCCCTACACCGGCCGGACGATCGCCTTCACCCGAGGAGTCAGGACGAGCACTGCAGTGCAGATCGATCATGTCGTCGCCCTCGGGGATTCCTGGCAGACCGGAGCGCAGCAGCTCTCGGCGACGCAGCGCACCAATCTGGCCAATGACCCGTCGAACCTCTGGGCGGTGGACGGCCCGACCAATGCTGCCAAGGGGGACAGTGACGCAGCATCGTGGCTGCCGCCCAACAAGGCCATCCGCTGCACCTATGTCGCCCGCCAGGTCGCGGTGAAGCAGAGCTACCACCTGTGGGTGACCGCCGCGGAGAAGGCGGCCATGGGCGCGGTCCTCAGCGGCTGCCCGGGGCAGCCGCTGCCCACTGCGGCGCAGTGGGCAACCCCCATCACCTGA
- a CDS encoding APC family permease has product MVRPDGRDNSLIRRLGLTDAIVIGLGSMIGAGVFAVFGPAAAVAGSGLLISLLLAGVVAFCNAISSARLAALYPESGGTYVYGKRRLGEFWGYLAGWSFVVGKTASCAAMALTFAAYAAPEHLRIVAVLIVVALTAVNLRGLQKSAWLTRLIVVLTLLTLIVVVVGAFVGGNASTQNLSPFPGGDLRGILQASGLIFFAFAGYARVATLGEEVRDPARTIPRAIVIALCMTLCVYAIVALAALLALGAPALAASSAPLHDVVASGELHRAAPLVQVGGAIAAAGSLLALILGVSRTTFAMARDGHFPRRLAAVHPSHGTPYRAELGAAAVIIVLIATVDLRHAIGFSSFGVLLYYAVANASALTLGRPGERRPARWLPSLGLGGCLLLVVSLPAATILAGVVVLLIGGVVWGVRARLTRQP; this is encoded by the coding sequence ATGGTGAGGCCCGACGGCCGTGATAACTCGCTGATCCGACGCCTGGGGCTGACCGACGCGATCGTCATCGGCCTGGGGTCGATGATCGGTGCCGGGGTCTTCGCCGTCTTCGGACCGGCGGCGGCGGTGGCTGGCTCCGGGCTGCTGATCTCGCTCTTGCTGGCCGGCGTGGTCGCGTTCTGCAACGCCATCTCCTCGGCCCGGCTGGCCGCGCTCTATCCGGAGTCCGGAGGTACCTACGTCTACGGCAAACGGCGTCTCGGGGAGTTCTGGGGTTATCTCGCCGGCTGGTCCTTCGTGGTCGGGAAGACGGCCAGCTGTGCCGCGATGGCCCTCACCTTCGCCGCCTACGCAGCTCCGGAGCACCTGCGTATCGTCGCCGTCCTCATCGTCGTCGCGCTGACCGCGGTCAACCTACGCGGCCTGCAGAAGTCGGCCTGGCTGACCCGCCTCATCGTGGTGCTGACCCTCCTCACCCTCATCGTCGTGGTCGTCGGTGCCTTCGTCGGCGGCAACGCCTCGACGCAGAACTTGTCACCGTTTCCCGGAGGTGACCTACGCGGCATCCTGCAGGCCAGCGGCCTGATCTTCTTCGCCTTCGCCGGCTACGCCCGGGTCGCCACCCTCGGTGAGGAGGTGCGTGATCCGGCCCGGACCATCCCGCGCGCTATCGTCATCGCCCTCTGCATGACGCTCTGCGTCTATGCGATCGTCGCGCTGGCCGCGTTGCTGGCGCTGGGGGCGCCGGCACTGGCGGCCAGCTCGGCCCCACTGCACGATGTCGTCGCTTCGGGAGAGCTGCACCGCGCCGCCCCACTGGTCCAGGTCGGCGGGGCGATCGCGGCCGCCGGTTCGCTGCTTGCGCTGATCCTCGGCGTGTCTCGCACCACCTTCGCGATGGCGCGGGATGGACACTTCCCGCGCCGGCTCGCCGCAGTGCACCCCTCACACGGCACGCCCTATCGCGCGGAGCTTGGCGCCGCGGCCGTCATCATCGTCCTCATCGCGACTGTGGACCTGCGCCACGCGATCGGCTTCTCCTCCTTCGGTGTGCTGCTGTACTACGCCGTCGCCAACGCATCGGCGCTGACTCTCGGACGGCCGGGGGAGCGGCGCCCGGCACGCTGGTTGCCGTCGCTCGGGCTGGGCGGCTGCCTGCTGCTGGTCGTCAGCCTGCCCGCGGCCACGATCCTCGCCGGTGTGGTCGTCCTGCTCATCGGCGGCGTCGTCTGGGGTGTGCGGGCTCGCCTCACCCGGCAACCCTGA
- a CDS encoding ferric reductase-like transmembrane domain-containing protein: MTAQLARHDRPAARRATVIPRPRITRAAVLLAIGIGAVSVLALWWNDTNFVTGLDGWLTNAGRITGLECGYGIVVLLALMSRMPLLEREVGTDRLVRWHAIGGRYIVCLVVAHTALITWGYALTAHRSIFGETADLNTQYADVLMATVALGLLLLVGFTSARAARRRLAYETWHYVHLYTYLAVALSFSHQFSTGADFVDLRARVLWSALYIAVALLIIRYRIVEPLLSMRRHQFRVAEVRAESPDTISLYITGRNLAELRAESGQFFRWRFLTRDLWWVASPYSLSAPARPDHLRITVQNAGTHSAQLAQLRPGTRVLAEGPYGSFTGAQRSRDRVLLIAGGVGITPIRALFESLPGRPGDITLVYRASSPVDIILKHEIDEIAAWRGARVHYLVGPRRKGPSDFLSARSISQSLGDIRNWDVYLCGPQSMTSAVRESLRQLRVPARHIHHESFVF, translated from the coding sequence GTGACCGCCCAACTGGCCCGGCATGATCGTCCCGCCGCCCGCCGAGCCACCGTGATCCCGCGCCCGCGCATTACCAGGGCCGCGGTGCTGCTGGCGATCGGCATCGGTGCGGTGTCGGTCCTGGCCCTCTGGTGGAACGACACGAACTTCGTCACCGGCCTCGACGGCTGGCTGACCAACGCCGGACGCATCACCGGGCTGGAGTGCGGCTACGGGATCGTTGTGCTGCTGGCCCTGATGAGCCGGATGCCGCTTCTGGAACGAGAGGTCGGCACCGACCGGCTGGTGCGGTGGCACGCGATCGGCGGCCGGTACATCGTCTGCCTGGTGGTGGCGCACACCGCGCTCATCACCTGGGGCTACGCGCTCACCGCGCATCGCAGCATCTTCGGGGAGACCGCGGACCTCAACACCCAGTACGCCGACGTGCTGATGGCCACCGTGGCCTTGGGGCTGCTCCTGCTTGTCGGGTTCACCTCGGCCCGGGCGGCGCGGCGCCGACTGGCTTACGAGACCTGGCACTACGTCCACCTCTACACCTATCTGGCCGTCGCGCTCTCCTTCAGTCATCAGTTCTCGACCGGGGCTGACTTCGTCGACCTCCGCGCCCGCGTGCTCTGGTCCGCGCTGTACATCGCCGTGGCGCTGCTGATCATCCGCTACCGGATCGTCGAGCCGCTGCTGTCCATGCGGCGCCACCAATTCCGCGTCGCCGAGGTGCGGGCTGAGTCGCCGGACACGATCTCCCTCTACATCACCGGTCGCAACCTCGCCGAGCTGCGGGCCGAATCCGGCCAGTTCTTCCGGTGGCGTTTCCTCACCCGCGACCTCTGGTGGGTGGCCAGCCCCTACTCGCTGTCCGCGCCGGCTCGTCCCGATCACCTGCGCATCACCGTGCAGAACGCAGGGACGCACAGCGCCCAGCTCGCGCAGCTGCGACCCGGCACCCGCGTCCTCGCCGAAGGCCCGTACGGTTCCTTCACCGGGGCCCAGCGCTCCCGGGACAGGGTGCTGCTCATCGCCGGTGGGGTTGGAATCACCCCGATTCGAGCGCTCTTCGAGAGCCTTCCCGGTCGCCCGGGCGACATCACCCTCGTCTACCGCGCCAGTTCGCCGGTGGACATCATCCTCAAGCACGAGATCGACGAGATCGCGGCCTGGCGGGGTGCGCGGGTTCACTATCTCGTTGGCCCGCGCCGCAAAGGTCCGAGCGACTTCCTCTCGGCTCGCAGCATCTCCCAGTCCCTCGGTGACATCAGGAACTGGGACGTCTACCTCTGCGGGCCGCAGAGCATGACCTCCGCGGTGCGCGAGTCACTGCGTCAGCTCCGGGTGCCGGCCCGGCACATCCACCACGAATCGTTCGTCTTCTGA